From Phycodurus eques isolate BA_2022a chromosome 1, UOR_Pequ_1.1, whole genome shotgun sequence, one genomic window encodes:
- the brpf3b gene encoding bromodomain and PHD finger-containing protein 3 isoform X3 → MRKPRRKGLVSPGSGTDDRKYKATPVGGCGVGARQRSPSPYSLKASPSRETLSYAQAQKVVEVELDGRLHRISVLEPLAVITEDEMMAQDISECNSNKENSEQPSPTVSATQAVGKAITPRGRRKDSKSFKSAAPSKNHCARVQSQTPEKLNATHNHLIPLPEPSFHFVDTFTLVEAPPLPTAYYRYIERSAEETEALAEYDMDEEDSAWLEMINAGRTEEGCAALSADIFELLVDRLEDEAYREARTRVPSQNAIDDDDAFCCVCLDDECLNSNVILFCDACNLAVHQECYGVPYIPEGQWLCRCCLQSPQKPVDCVLCPNRGGAFKQTSDGRWAHVVCAIWIPEVCFANTVFLEPVEGVSNIPPARWKLTCYLCKQKGRGASIQCHKANCYTAFHVTCAQRAGLFMKIDPVRETSVNGTTFSVRKTAFCESHSPAGQDGISDEEGEGRVVGSKGRASRGRSAYTDGPATPKKGRKSESDGKMDKKKGKKDTGSPTLKNASPKVIVPEIPTSRLNAICKGILFQKKNQFMQRLHSYWLLKRQSRNGVPLVRHLHSNVQSQRNTEEPEVVDEQVSAARGALRYWQKLRHDLEKARLLVELIRKREKLKREQIKVHQAALELELTPMLLLLRSTMDQLQEKDTAEIFAEPVNIKEVPDYMEFINRPMDFTTMRSKLENHIYRSVADLEDDFNLMVSNCLLYNSKDTIFHRAALRLRDLGGAVLRHAQRQATNMGLELETGMHLPESPQKRKFYSCTWEDVDSVLNPENRLHMSVEEQLKELLDKLDFVSSMRCSGARTRRMRQLRREIHNIRFRQGPHRQGLRNGRLKEDSDEDDEEEEDDEDKAEGSKAETCLLTSDKEDLKSTSPPTLEPTGPVPPPRLGDAPLEPPTLRPISKEPPLSGWPCKRRKIVGGLADSDAEHIGCTKAQETSPPESFHSEGQVVSNGLPDLSTPTSPHAAGVGRRTSVLFKKAKNGAKMFRDNPLPDGKGSQDDSTSSSLSPSSTPSSTPLSTPTKSPQKAIEPPCLNDPWTPRRDMSSDGELDKALNQSLKSGLTNGFDKRKDGGSDGEYSPCPVLRKEIAAAPKRSLGKPALSKVPFLEFVNGDADYTGNGSQTSEDETELEPLDLVWAKCRGYPSYPALIIDPEMPEEGLLLNGVPIPVPPKDVLRLGERRQEESSQRLYLVLFFDNKRTWQWLTRDKVTPLGVDNTADKLRIMEGRKPSLRKSVQVAYDRAMIHQSRVSHSQGFVTSNFL, encoded by the exons ATGAGGAAGCCACGCCGAAAAGGCCTGGTGAGCCCAGGAAGTGGCACAGATGACAGGAAGTACAAGGCCACACCAGTTGGTGGTTGCGGTGTTGGTGCCCGCCAGCGATCCCCATCCCCGTACAGTCTCAAAGCATCTCCGAGCAGAGAAACACTGAGCTATGCACAGGCTCAGAAGGTTGTGGAAGTGGAGCTGGATGGCCGGCTTCACCGCATCTCCGTTTTGGAGCCCTTGGCCGTCATCACCGAAGACGAAATGATGGCGCAGGACATTAGTGAGTGTAACAGCAACAAAGAAAACAGCGAGCAGCCGTCGCCTACTGTCAGTGCTACGCAAGCTGTCGGCAAAGCCATCACGCCCCGTGGCCGCCGAAAAGACTCTAAGTCTTTCAAGTCTGCGGCACCGTCGAAAAACCACTGCGCCCGTGTTCAATCGCAAACGCCTGAAAAGTTAAATGCAACACACAATCACCTAATACCCCTCCCTGAGCCTTCGTTTCACTTTGTAGACACTTTCACCCTAGTCGAGGCACCGCCTCTGCCCACGGCATACTACCGGTACATCGAACGTTCTGCCGAGGAGACGGAAGCTCTGGCTGAATACGACATGGACGAGGAAGACTCGGCCTGGTTGGAGATGATCAATGCTGGCCGGACAGAGGAGGGCTGCGCTGCGCTATCCGCAGACATCTTTGAGCTGCTGGTAGACCGCCTCGAAGACGAGGCTTACCGGGAGGCACGCACCCGGGTGCCCTCTCAGAACGCCATTGATGACGACGACGCCTTCTGCTGCGTGTGCCTGGACGACGAGTGCCTCAACAGCAACGTCATCCTCTTCTGTGACGCGTGCAACTTAGCCGTGCACCAGGAATGCTACGGCGTTCCCTATATCCCAGAGGGCCAGTGGCTGTGCCGCTGCTGCCTTCAGTCCCCTCAGAAACCCGTTGACTGTGTGCTTTGCCCCAACAGAGGCGGAGCCTTTAAGCAAACCAGCGATGGCCGCTGGGCGCATGTAGTTTGCGCTATCTGGATCCCCGAAGTCTGTTTTGCTAATACAGTCTTTTTGGAACCAGTGGAAGGTGTCAGTAACATTCCCCCAGCACGCTGGAAACTTACCTGCTACCTGTGTAAGCAGAAAGGCCGCGGGGCATCCATCCAGTGCCACAAGGCCAACTGTTACACTGCGTTTCACGTCACTTGCGCACAGCGGGCTGGCCTGTTCATGAAAATCGACCCAGTGCGAGAGACAAGCGTCAACGGGACCACATTCTCGGTCAGGAAGACGGCATTCTGTGAGAGTCATTCACCTGCAGGCCAAGACGGCATCTCTGACGAGGAGGGTGAAGGGCGCGTGGTGGGCAGCAAAGGGAGGGCCAGTCGAGGGCGGAGTGCCTACACAGATGGTCCCGCGACACCAAAAAAAGGCAGAAAGTCTGAGAGTGATGGCAAGATGGATAAAAAGAAAGGGAAGAAGGACACAGGCTCCCCAACACTGAAGAATGCTTCGCCAAAAGTGATAGTGCCTGAAATACCCACAAGCAG GTTGAATGCCATCTGCAAAGGTATTCTCTTTCAAAAGAAGAACCAGTTCATGCAAAGGCTGCATAGCTACTGGTTACTGAAGCGTCAGTCCAGGAACGGCGTGCCACTGGTCCGCCATTTGCACTCGAATGTCCAATCCCAACGGAATACTGAAGAG CCTGAGGTGGTTGATGAACAAGTATCTGCAGCCAGAGGGGCTCTGAGATATTGGCAGAAGCTTCGACATGACCTTGAAAAGGCCAGGCTGCTGGTGGAGCTCATCCGTAAAAGGGAGAAACTCAAACGAGAACAG ATCAAAGTCCATCAAGCAGCTCTGGAGCTGGAGTTGACCCCGATGTTGTTGTTGCTCCGCTCCACTATGGACCAACTGCAGGAGAAGGACACAGCTGAGATCTTTGCAGAGCCAGTCAACATCAAGGAG GTACCAGACTACATGGAGTTCATAAATCGTCCAATGGACTTTACAACTATGCGCTCCAAGCTAGAAAATCATATCTATCGTTCTGTGGCTGACCTGGAAGATGACTTCAACCTGATGGTGTCCAACTGCCTCCTGTACAACAGCAAGGACACCATCTTCCACCGCGCTGCACTGCGTCTTCGGGACCTTGGGGGAGCCGTGTTGCGCCATGCCCAACGACAAGCCACCAACATGGGCCTGGAGCTGGAGACAGGCATGCACCTACCTGAGTCACCGCAGAAGCGCAAATTTTACAGCTGCACATGGGAGGATG TGGACAGTGTGCTGAACCCTGAAAACCGGCTTCATATGAGTGTGGAGGAGCAGCTGAAGGAGCTGCTGGACAAGCTGGACTTCGTCAGTTCCATGCGATGCAGCGGTGCTCGCACGCGACGTATGCGCCAGCTCCGCCGCGAGATCCACAACATTCGGTTCCGGCAGGGTCCGCACCGCCAAGGCCTTCGCAACGGTCGTCTAAAAGAAGACAgcgatgaagatgatgaagaggaggaagacgacgaAGACAAGGCCGAAGGCTCAAAGGCAGAAACCTGCCTTTTAACTTCCGACAAAG AAGACCTCAAATCCACCTCGCCCCCAACACTGGAACCCACCGGGCCGGTCCCTCCTCCACGACTGGGAGACGCACCCCTGGAGCCTCCCACGCTGCGGCCGATATCCAAGGAGCCGCCGCTCTCAGGCTGGCCCTGCAAACGCCGAAAGATAGTCGGCGGCCTCGCTGACAGCGACGCAGAGCACATCGGTTGCACTAAAGCTCAGGAGACGTCGCCGCCGGAAAGTTTTCACAGCGAGGGGCAGGTGGTGTCCAACGGCCTCCCCGACCTCAGCACCCCCACGAGTCCGCACGCTGCGGGCGTTGGACGAAGGACCTCTGTGTTAttcaaaaaggcaaaaaatgGTGCAAAGATGTTCAGAGACAATCCTTTGCCCGATGGCAAGGGGTCGCAGGACGACAGTACAAGCTCCTCACTTTCCCcgtccagcaccccctctagtACACCTTTATCCACTCCTACCAAAAGCCCTCAAAAAGCCATAGAACCCCCCTGCCTGAATGACCCATGGACCCCCAGGCGAGACATGAGCTCAGATGGAGAACTGGACAAAGCACTGAATCAAAGTCTGAAAAGTG GGCTCACCAATGGCTTCGACAAGCGCAAAGACGGCGGGTCCGACGGCGAATACAGCCCCTGTCCGGTCCTCcgcaaagaaat TGCTGCAGCACCCAAACGAAGCCTGGGGAAACCTGCTCTTTCCAAAGTTCCCTTCCTGGAGTTCGTCAATGGAGATGCTGATTACACCG GTAACGGCAGCCAAACATCTGAGGATGAGACTGAGCTTGAGCCTCTAGACCTGGTTTGGGCCAAGTGTCGAGGATATCCCTCTTATCCCGCCCTG ATCATCGACCCGGAGATGCCGGAAGAGGGTCTGCTGCTCAACGGAGTGCCCATCCCGGTCCCGCCCAAAGATGTCCTCCGACTGGGGGAGCGGAGGCAGGAGGAGAGCAGCCAGAGGCTCTACTTGGTGCTCTTCTTCGACAACAAACGAACATG GCAGTGGCTCACACGTGACAAGGTGACCCCCTTGGGAGTGGACAACACTGCGGACAAGTTGCGCATCATGGAGGGCCGCAAGCCCAGCCTCCGCAAGTCTGTGCAGGTGGCGTACGACCGCGCCATGATCCACCAGAGCAGAGTGAGCCACAGCCAAGGCTTTGTGACCTCCAACTTCCTGTAG
- the brpf3b gene encoding bromodomain and PHD finger-containing protein 3 isoform X1 — MFQAGTCDWWPMRKPRRKGLVSPGSGTDDRKYKATPVGGCGVGARQRSPSPYSLKASPSRETLSYAQAQKVVEVELDGRLHRISVLEPLAVITEDEMMAQDISECNSNKENSEQPSPTVSATQAVGKAITPRGRRKDSKSFKSAAPSKNHCARVQSQTPEKLNATHNHLIPLPEPSFHFVDTFTLVEAPPLPTAYYRYIERSAEETEALAEYDMDEEDSAWLEMINAGRTEEGCAALSADIFELLVDRLEDEAYREARTRVPSQNAIDDDDAFCCVCLDDECLNSNVILFCDACNLAVHQECYGVPYIPEGQWLCRCCLQSPQKPVDCVLCPNRGGAFKQTSDGRWAHVVCAIWIPEVCFANTVFLEPVEGVSNIPPARWKLTCYLCKQKGRGASIQCHKANCYTAFHVTCAQRAGLFMKIDPVRETSVNGTTFSVRKTAFCESHSPAGQDGISDEEGEGRVVGSKGRASRGRSAYTDGPATPKKGRKSESDGKMDKKKGKKDTGSPTLKNASPKVIVPEIPTSRLNAICKGILFQKKNQFMQRLHSYWLLKRQSRNGVPLVRHLHSNVQSQRNTEEPEVVDEQVSAARGALRYWQKLRHDLEKARLLVELIRKREKLKREQIKVHQAALELELTPMLLLLRSTMDQLQEKDTAEIFAEPVNIKEVPDYMEFINRPMDFTTMRSKLENHIYRSVADLEDDFNLMVSNCLLYNSKDTIFHRAALRLRDLGGAVLRHAQRQATNMGLELETGMHLPESPQKRKFYSCTWEDVDSVLNPENRLHMSVEEQLKELLDKLDFVSSMRCSGARTRRMRQLRREIHNIRFRQGPHRQGLRNGRLKEDSDEDDEEEEDDEDKAEGSKAETCLLTSDKEDLKSTSPPTLEPTGPVPPPRLGDAPLEPPTLRPISKEPPLSGWPCKRRKIVGGLADSDAEHIGCTKAQETSPPESFHSEGQVVSNGLPDLSTPTSPHAAGVGRRTSVLFKKAKNGAKMFRDNPLPDGKGSQDDSTSSSLSPSSTPSSTPLSTPTKSPQKAIEPPCLNDPWTPRRDMSSDGELDKALNQSLKSGLTNGFDKRKDGGSDGEYSPCPVLRKEIAAAPKRSLGKPALSKVPFLEFVNGDADYTGNGSQTSEDETELEPLDLVWAKCRGYPSYPALIIDPEMPEEGLLLNGVPIPVPPKDVLRLGERRQEESSQRLYLVLFFDNKRTWQWLTRDKVTPLGVDNTADKLRIMEGRKPSLRKSVQVAYDRAMIHQSRVSHSQGFVTSNFL; from the exons ATGTTTCAG GCAGGAACGTGTGATTGGTGGCCTATGAGGAAGCCACGCCGAAAAGGCCTGGTGAGCCCAGGAAGTGGCACAGATGACAGGAAGTACAAGGCCACACCAGTTGGTGGTTGCGGTGTTGGTGCCCGCCAGCGATCCCCATCCCCGTACAGTCTCAAAGCATCTCCGAGCAGAGAAACACTGAGCTATGCACAGGCTCAGAAGGTTGTGGAAGTGGAGCTGGATGGCCGGCTTCACCGCATCTCCGTTTTGGAGCCCTTGGCCGTCATCACCGAAGACGAAATGATGGCGCAGGACATTAGTGAGTGTAACAGCAACAAAGAAAACAGCGAGCAGCCGTCGCCTACTGTCAGTGCTACGCAAGCTGTCGGCAAAGCCATCACGCCCCGTGGCCGCCGAAAAGACTCTAAGTCTTTCAAGTCTGCGGCACCGTCGAAAAACCACTGCGCCCGTGTTCAATCGCAAACGCCTGAAAAGTTAAATGCAACACACAATCACCTAATACCCCTCCCTGAGCCTTCGTTTCACTTTGTAGACACTTTCACCCTAGTCGAGGCACCGCCTCTGCCCACGGCATACTACCGGTACATCGAACGTTCTGCCGAGGAGACGGAAGCTCTGGCTGAATACGACATGGACGAGGAAGACTCGGCCTGGTTGGAGATGATCAATGCTGGCCGGACAGAGGAGGGCTGCGCTGCGCTATCCGCAGACATCTTTGAGCTGCTGGTAGACCGCCTCGAAGACGAGGCTTACCGGGAGGCACGCACCCGGGTGCCCTCTCAGAACGCCATTGATGACGACGACGCCTTCTGCTGCGTGTGCCTGGACGACGAGTGCCTCAACAGCAACGTCATCCTCTTCTGTGACGCGTGCAACTTAGCCGTGCACCAGGAATGCTACGGCGTTCCCTATATCCCAGAGGGCCAGTGGCTGTGCCGCTGCTGCCTTCAGTCCCCTCAGAAACCCGTTGACTGTGTGCTTTGCCCCAACAGAGGCGGAGCCTTTAAGCAAACCAGCGATGGCCGCTGGGCGCATGTAGTTTGCGCTATCTGGATCCCCGAAGTCTGTTTTGCTAATACAGTCTTTTTGGAACCAGTGGAAGGTGTCAGTAACATTCCCCCAGCACGCTGGAAACTTACCTGCTACCTGTGTAAGCAGAAAGGCCGCGGGGCATCCATCCAGTGCCACAAGGCCAACTGTTACACTGCGTTTCACGTCACTTGCGCACAGCGGGCTGGCCTGTTCATGAAAATCGACCCAGTGCGAGAGACAAGCGTCAACGGGACCACATTCTCGGTCAGGAAGACGGCATTCTGTGAGAGTCATTCACCTGCAGGCCAAGACGGCATCTCTGACGAGGAGGGTGAAGGGCGCGTGGTGGGCAGCAAAGGGAGGGCCAGTCGAGGGCGGAGTGCCTACACAGATGGTCCCGCGACACCAAAAAAAGGCAGAAAGTCTGAGAGTGATGGCAAGATGGATAAAAAGAAAGGGAAGAAGGACACAGGCTCCCCAACACTGAAGAATGCTTCGCCAAAAGTGATAGTGCCTGAAATACCCACAAGCAG GTTGAATGCCATCTGCAAAGGTATTCTCTTTCAAAAGAAGAACCAGTTCATGCAAAGGCTGCATAGCTACTGGTTACTGAAGCGTCAGTCCAGGAACGGCGTGCCACTGGTCCGCCATTTGCACTCGAATGTCCAATCCCAACGGAATACTGAAGAG CCTGAGGTGGTTGATGAACAAGTATCTGCAGCCAGAGGGGCTCTGAGATATTGGCAGAAGCTTCGACATGACCTTGAAAAGGCCAGGCTGCTGGTGGAGCTCATCCGTAAAAGGGAGAAACTCAAACGAGAACAG ATCAAAGTCCATCAAGCAGCTCTGGAGCTGGAGTTGACCCCGATGTTGTTGTTGCTCCGCTCCACTATGGACCAACTGCAGGAGAAGGACACAGCTGAGATCTTTGCAGAGCCAGTCAACATCAAGGAG GTACCAGACTACATGGAGTTCATAAATCGTCCAATGGACTTTACAACTATGCGCTCCAAGCTAGAAAATCATATCTATCGTTCTGTGGCTGACCTGGAAGATGACTTCAACCTGATGGTGTCCAACTGCCTCCTGTACAACAGCAAGGACACCATCTTCCACCGCGCTGCACTGCGTCTTCGGGACCTTGGGGGAGCCGTGTTGCGCCATGCCCAACGACAAGCCACCAACATGGGCCTGGAGCTGGAGACAGGCATGCACCTACCTGAGTCACCGCAGAAGCGCAAATTTTACAGCTGCACATGGGAGGATG TGGACAGTGTGCTGAACCCTGAAAACCGGCTTCATATGAGTGTGGAGGAGCAGCTGAAGGAGCTGCTGGACAAGCTGGACTTCGTCAGTTCCATGCGATGCAGCGGTGCTCGCACGCGACGTATGCGCCAGCTCCGCCGCGAGATCCACAACATTCGGTTCCGGCAGGGTCCGCACCGCCAAGGCCTTCGCAACGGTCGTCTAAAAGAAGACAgcgatgaagatgatgaagaggaggaagacgacgaAGACAAGGCCGAAGGCTCAAAGGCAGAAACCTGCCTTTTAACTTCCGACAAAG AAGACCTCAAATCCACCTCGCCCCCAACACTGGAACCCACCGGGCCGGTCCCTCCTCCACGACTGGGAGACGCACCCCTGGAGCCTCCCACGCTGCGGCCGATATCCAAGGAGCCGCCGCTCTCAGGCTGGCCCTGCAAACGCCGAAAGATAGTCGGCGGCCTCGCTGACAGCGACGCAGAGCACATCGGTTGCACTAAAGCTCAGGAGACGTCGCCGCCGGAAAGTTTTCACAGCGAGGGGCAGGTGGTGTCCAACGGCCTCCCCGACCTCAGCACCCCCACGAGTCCGCACGCTGCGGGCGTTGGACGAAGGACCTCTGTGTTAttcaaaaaggcaaaaaatgGTGCAAAGATGTTCAGAGACAATCCTTTGCCCGATGGCAAGGGGTCGCAGGACGACAGTACAAGCTCCTCACTTTCCCcgtccagcaccccctctagtACACCTTTATCCACTCCTACCAAAAGCCCTCAAAAAGCCATAGAACCCCCCTGCCTGAATGACCCATGGACCCCCAGGCGAGACATGAGCTCAGATGGAGAACTGGACAAAGCACTGAATCAAAGTCTGAAAAGTG GGCTCACCAATGGCTTCGACAAGCGCAAAGACGGCGGGTCCGACGGCGAATACAGCCCCTGTCCGGTCCTCcgcaaagaaat TGCTGCAGCACCCAAACGAAGCCTGGGGAAACCTGCTCTTTCCAAAGTTCCCTTCCTGGAGTTCGTCAATGGAGATGCTGATTACACCG GTAACGGCAGCCAAACATCTGAGGATGAGACTGAGCTTGAGCCTCTAGACCTGGTTTGGGCCAAGTGTCGAGGATATCCCTCTTATCCCGCCCTG ATCATCGACCCGGAGATGCCGGAAGAGGGTCTGCTGCTCAACGGAGTGCCCATCCCGGTCCCGCCCAAAGATGTCCTCCGACTGGGGGAGCGGAGGCAGGAGGAGAGCAGCCAGAGGCTCTACTTGGTGCTCTTCTTCGACAACAAACGAACATG GCAGTGGCTCACACGTGACAAGGTGACCCCCTTGGGAGTGGACAACACTGCGGACAAGTTGCGCATCATGGAGGGCCGCAAGCCCAGCCTCCGCAAGTCTGTGCAGGTGGCGTACGACCGCGCCATGATCCACCAGAGCAGAGTGAGCCACAGCCAAGGCTTTGTGACCTCCAACTTCCTGTAG